The Coregonus clupeaformis isolate EN_2021a chromosome 20, ASM2061545v1, whole genome shotgun sequence genome contains a region encoding:
- the LOC121533590 gene encoding LOW QUALITY PROTEIN: cortexin-1-like (The sequence of the model RefSeq protein was modified relative to this genomic sequence to represent the inferred CDS: deleted 2 bases in 1 codon): MSPPWTMSCCYPPGPPSLGPPAAPLVGGDAEQRTAFAFVGLLMLFLVFLLVRCFRILLDPYSRMPSSSWTEHKEGVERGQFDYALV, translated from the exons ATGTCACCACCCTGGACTATGAGCTGCTGCTATCCCCCGGGCCCTCCCTCCCTGGGGCCCCCAGCAGCC CCTCTGGTGGGGGGCGACGCGGAGCAGAGGACGGCCTTTGCCTTTGTGGGGCTCCTCATGCTCTTCCTGGTCTTCCTGCTGGTGCGCTGCTTCCGCATCCTGCTGGACCCCTACAGCCGCATGCCATCCTCCTCCTGGACCGAACACAAGGAGGGCGTAGAGAGGGGGCAGTTTGACTACGCCCTGGTCTag